The sequence GCCAACGCATCCGTTACCCCCACCTCCTCAGAGTCTGTTACTCCAAGCCTCGCTGTCACTTCCACTTCAGCAGCAACAGTTGCCGGGCCTTCCATTACCACCTCGGAAACTGTTTCTGCTCCCAGTCACGAAAGCCCTGTTTCCACGGCATCAACAAATCTGTCAGCCAAATCGACTTTGCCAGAGCCAAATGGCGTTCTCTCACTTGATGTTGctcctgctgctggtggtgatgCAGCTATTTCTGTCACCACCACAGCTTCTGCGCCCTGCACCAGCGTGTCAGATGTGCCGCCGGGCTTgtctaccaccaccaccatcagcgAAGTCAGTCATGAACCAGCTTCAGTCACATCCAGTAGCTCTTCAACATTAGTCACTATGACTACATCACCTCCCTCTGACTCAAGTGATGTAATTACAGTAACAATTTCACATGACCCCACCTTTACCGCTTCCTCCACCATGGTCTCTGCTGCCCTTCCTCCTACCACCTCAGCACCTTCTACCACTCCTACAGCTCAACCTCAACCCCAATTATCCACTGACTCCATTAACTCCGCTTCTTCATCTACCGCCATTCACCCAGCCACTACGTCCGTTCCCTCCACCTCTTCTAGTGAAACAAACCCTACAGACACCACTTCCACTGCTACCAGTCTGAACCGAGCAGAAACCACCTCCACCGCTAGTTCGTCAACCTCCGGTGCAATTAGCTCCCCACTCACGACTGGGTCAGAGCCACCTTTTCCCAACAATGTTGACACTAAGCTCACACCAACTATCTCTAGCCTGCCCACTACTGATAACACAAGTTCTGCTGCACCACCCGCTAGCGATAGTCCAGGCCAAGATAACGTAATCCAGATATCTGATGAGAGATCCGGTGTAGGGCCTGCAGAAAAAGGCACTGGTGAGTTTTAAGTTCTGCTTGTGATCTCTGTATGTAGGTGCATGGTGAATGGTGTGTTTTatgatattgtttttcttttagcagCAGATGGGgaacaaacaagcaaagtaCTTGAGGCAGACGAGAAGAAGGAAGTGGTTGACAGTTGGAGCCAGAGTGAGAAACCAACCGTGGCCCAGAGTGAACCGACAACGAAAGAAGAGCGGGAAGAAAGTGTGAAAGCTGAAGCAGACACACCAGCTGAACCTGCAGCAGTGGAGGATGGTGAGCGCTGCACAGAGGAAGCAGTGATAGTGGGTCAAAAGCAAGAGGAAACTAAACCAGTGAGTGATaagtgaggaaaaaagaaaatgctaaacATGGGACCAACTACTGTGACGGAGGAGGGGGCAGGAGAGGCCACAGTAAAGGGTGAAGCAGAGGGAGGGGAATGATGATCCATGGCACTTCCTACAGGGACCACCACATCACAGCAGCACACCACAAAGGGTGGGCCACTGGACCAAAGAACTGAGATCCCCTCGGTGTGACGTAATCAACAAATCCAGCAGTGTCTTTGTCCTTTTTTAACTTATGTTTGAGGTTTTGCATTGCACGTGTGATTATGTACCATAAGACAATTattgtggtaaaaaaaaaaatacacaatgttTACAATAGATGGATAAGAGACATAGTTATGACTATTAAATGGAGTATTGAAGTGACTGTGTGAAATCATTACTTTGAGCAACTTCATCTCAGCTTTTTGTGGAGGTTTTTCCCACATCTACAATAATCCTCAGCCTCGATTATggccacacacactgacagattTTAATTTGATCATAAAAGAGCAACTTTCATCTGCAGAGAATGAAAGTTTGataatgttgttatttttattaaagtcaAATGCCTTTAACTTtagcaaatttatttgtaaaagagTTGTTATTAAAGATAAATGGTAATGTATAAAAGCCTAATTAAACACATTTCATAGCTGGGTCTTAGTGAAACTGGTCTTCTACTTATCATCTTTCAATAAACAACTCTGGTATACAGAGTTGTCATACATCTGAAAACTCAGTCATACAAATGAAATagtatttttccttttcatttctatGAGGCAGACATTTCCAagagtttcctttttttcatcgGACTACATTT comes from Astatotilapia calliptera chromosome 1, fAstCal1.2, whole genome shotgun sequence and encodes:
- the LOC113023188 gene encoding flocculation protein FLO11-like isoform X3 translates to MEQEQETIIESENEVLELMGRVDEGVEEFFTKRVLPADTLKLQDEESITVHEVAPASSVPCPAPTKTLRRKLGDFFTLKKRRGLKSETSHEGRPKKASIADLIRPLREVARSEKDKDKDRVKEHDKENEKEKAKEAPTAVSGEPAVRETPVSGAPPLRGEAVPPRRALREGKSQSLILLSGSAAAGSTNARNTAKKQFEGQNSFEQKLHLMLQRIGVSKPLPGETQDQEGEMKKAESEGTIIDSKPEPPPTFSKPRTMSASSDTRHQIRASVSAHEGAGKPALLPKPVIKPGPPPTTSGRNTPENELAQIQEAETHTPTKLSPAAAPSPPATTAPAAPTISNAVPDSTDFEAPPSSTVTPSHAAVCTDSPAATSVPETTTAPTEPPANASVTPTSSESVTPSLAVTSTSAATVAGPSITTSETVSAPSHESPVSTASTNLSAKSTLPEPNGVLSLDVAPAAGGDAAISVTTTASAPCTSVSDVPPGLSTTTTISEVSHEPASVTSSSSSTLVTMTTSPPSDSSDVITVTISHDPTFTASSTMVSAALPPTTSAPSTTPTAQPQPQLSTDSINSASSSTAIHPATTSVPSTSSSETNPTDTTSTATSLNRAETTSTASSSTSGAISSPLTTGSEPPFPNNVDTKLTPTISSLPTTDNTSSAAPPASDSPGQDNVIQISDERSGVGPAEKGTAADGEQTSKVLEADEKKEVVDSWSQSEKPTVAQSEPTTKEEREESVKAEADTPAEPAAVEDGERCTEEAVIVGQKQEETKPVSDK